In Scophthalmus maximus strain ysfricsl-2021 chromosome 13, ASM2237912v1, whole genome shotgun sequence, the genomic window agtggagagaaaaatataaaagagtagctttgtttttctaaatagaTTTCAACTGCTAACCGGAAACTTAATCCTCTTGTTTTATGAGGTTGGCAACTtttgtttcattgatttttttttattttgaaatgttgtggCACACATAAATGTATGTCCACGCCtatagattaaaaaataataatcccatCTATATTCAATcgtgtattttttgttttatttattcatattttattgttcagcataattcattaattttacatgaaggaaaatatgtgttttgtcTATTACACATTATCAAACATCAGGCGTATTTACTACTTTCTTCTCGCAGATATTCATTCCTTTACAGTCCTTTAAAGCAACCTCttaagaaatgtaatatatcctCGTATTAAATCTGCTGTATGTAACCAAATACTCTCTGATAAAAGACATTGCACAGCACTGTTTGTAAAGAGCTCCATTTAAAGTAAAGTGCATCTACATTTTATCACACCCGGATgatgtatttatacatatatgttcACACTGATCAGAGGTCACTGCggtaaacttaaaaaaaaggaaatgtgcttCAACACATCACGAAAAATAGAGATGATAAAACAAAACCCAAGCAACAAGTGAGCACGGAATAAACTATGTCTCAAGTTTCACACCAAGTCTTGTGTCGTCCTGTCTGTGGTCAATTTACTGTATGAACAGATTTGGAGCGTGAAAACTGAGTTCAACCCTCTTCCAGGTGACGGTGTGTCAACTCAGGCTGGTTTGGTGTGTTTGCTTCAGAAGTGGTAGACCAACTGCTCTGTGAATCGGAATGGCTTGGTTTCATTGACAGTGGTGCACTGCAGGTCCCGCACGCGTCGCGCTCGCCGCTCCTCCAGCACCAGCCTGCGGGACTGCTCTCGAGCTGCCTGCTGCTCCGCCCGCTTCTCCGCCCGCTTTCGTTTAACCCACCTGGGAAATATGACAGAATATCAGGTCAGATAGTTTAATGAGTATTTACTGAGCTGTCTGAACTTATTTTATAAATTACgtatcttattttctgttttgttttggggggttttgttttgtaatattgcaccgtgggtccgagacaaacgttttttcaattcctctgtacGTCTGGAACAATACtacaggaattgacaataaacttgacttgacttgacttgaactGTTGCCAGATTAGGTATTAATATTGATGGGGCCCCTGGGTCATTGtgcacagtgtttttcttcagtgaTACTTTCGCTGACACTTTTACTGATAACTCAAAAATGACTGCATGGTACGGAGTTTTTGTGAAAGTTTCAATTTTTCTGTCAGTACATTGTGCTGACGGAACGGGAAATGTTTCTTAAATTAAAAGGGTTGGACGATAAACAACAGTatttgttgaaaatgtgaaaaaatattcatcaaacaACACCTAAGTTACCTGTGTTGATTACTAAAAGGACTTGAACGAAAGAGCTGAAACGATTGAGGTGAACTCACAGTTTAAAGGCACGTTCACACTCTTCGCGGTTGTGTAAGAGGTAGccaccgtcctcctccagcctcttcaGCTCCACCAGCTgcctctctttctgctgctgctcctgcttccTCTGGAGCCAAAGCCTGAACGCCTCCTCCGAGTCATTGTGTGAAGAGTCTTTCTGTGTAAAGAAGCCGAAAACCGATGCAGCAATAAATTGGacattgaaatggaataattgatgctGAGTCAGGAAGATGGAGACTGTTGGCCTCCGGTTCACTACATGGACCAACAGGTCCACAGTGTGTGGCGTCACAGCATAGTCTGcccatctccggtctctgtagtgtatttagctctgtcagagtaatgtcgtcatctaTGACACCTCGAGACTTCTCGGCCTGCCACAGATAAGATGACGCAGGAGAGGACAGTTATTCCTCAACAGACGTGACTGCAAACATTCATTGAGCAATGTTTTTGAATGGCTCAGATTGACTCGAACTTGAAGTTGAATTTCCTCTTTAGGATGCCCTCATTGTGGAAAAGAATAAATTCTGTGTTATATAATATGCTACAAATTGGTGCAAAACATAATAGTTAACTTGAAAATAATTAGGATAAtaattttctttctgtcagagACTGTCTGTGGTCTCTCCTCTGAATCTTTATCAgaactgtactgtatattctgtGCTTATGGGTCGgtgtgccctctagtggccataCTGTACCTTAGAAttcatcctctccatctcctgagctCGGAGGatccttctctccccctgaaGCTGCTCTCTTTTCCTCGTCAGCCAGGCTTTGAACGCGAGCTcgttctcctgcctcctctgctcctcttcctcatgtttcctctgctctgcctggCATGGAGAAAggatttacatttacacaacaaCTCGCgtaaatgtttattatattatataatgaaCTTTTTTATTAACCTCCATATGATCCGCTGTATCGTTTCTTTCCTACCTCTTTGGCcagtttctccttcctctcccggACCCTGTACAGCAGCTCTTTCTGCTGGGGGGAGAGGGTGTATGTGGCTTGCCAAGGTGTCCCGGAGGCCGACTGCACCCGCCGCTTGCTGCCTCTCCTCTGGCTGCCTCTCTGGCTGTGGTTGGCTGAGCTGGGCCTGTTCCTGGGCTGGGATGGAGGTCTGGGGGCCCGGAGGTGATCAGCATCATGCTTAAATGGGGAAGAGCCAGGACGAgaacgaggagaggaagaggaactgTGGATCCTACTGGAGCTCACTGTCTGGTCCGGGAGACGTGGGGAGGAGCGTGAGTAGTCGCTGTAGTTGTTTGTGATTGGGGGGAGGAGTCCTTGACTCTCCACCTCTTTTAAGCTGACCAGGTCAAACTTTCCATCTTTTTCTACAAGGACTCTGCCCTCCTTCATCCCCTGCCCTCCATCACTGCCAGATCCAACTCTTTCCTCACAGGGGGAAAGTCTTAGCTCAGACAACTTCCCTGACACCGTCTCTGCCTCTGTATCCTTCCCCCTATccttattcttttttcccccttccacCTTACGGCTATTGCCATCTTTCTCAAACTGCAGTGGAGGCACCACCAGGTCCACCAGCATCTCTTTGAAATGCAGCCGCCTGCGCCTCGTAATGTCTGGAGCTTCCTGGTCCTGCAGCTCGCGATTAGCCTGCTGGATCTTCTCCAGGATgtacttcttctcctcctcagtctggTCATCCATCCCTGGAGGAGGTGGGATTGGAGGTGACGACTTGTTTGTGCTGTCTCTGTCAGAGTCGTACTCCAACGGATCCATGGGCGAGGGCCACCTTTCTTCATCCTCTACCaattcctctgtttttttgcctttcttctcccctttgtagcttttctccttctgtttcgTTTGCTGCCgtttctcatcctcctccagttCTTTGTCAATTTCTGCCTCAATGTCATTACAGTCAGGAACCTGTGGTGTGGAAAAGGCAGAGGCACACGATATGTATTAATTTGGGTTGAAAGTAAATGAATGAGCAGCATCATCACTCAGCAGGTAATAGTAACAGACATGTGTAAGTGTGTTCATCAATATTGCATCAAGCAGTGGCACAGGGAAAGCATGCCACTGCACTGTATGTGAACAGAGTAGTTTTCACATGCAAATAGTGAGATGTGCCAGCTCGTGTTACTCAACGCTTCCCTCTGTCACACTTTCACAGAGCAGGGTCAGGGACCCATTCAGCACCCAGTCTACAGGAAGTAGATCcgataaaacaaagacacaaggtGATAACAGCTAGTGTCatagtagaaaaaaagagatggaatTTTGTATAAGTCACACTTTGAACATTGAGGCCCGACTTGCCTGCTTCTCACTCCGGCCTTCCTCGCTGATCAGCCAGTCCAGATCTTTCTCAAAGTCGTCCTCATATTCCTCCTGGGACTTTGTGCAAACCACCTCGCTCATAATCTACCACTGGGAAAAGAAGCAGAGACGAATTTGAGCCATGATTTTGTCCACATTAGTTGCTGAACCTAAGATAAGGTTCTGACTGGGTGATAACATCCAGTCAGTCCTATAGGGTGCCTGGTCAGAAAAACCAAGAAAGATATTCATGGCTTCCAAAAAATAACACGGGATGATTCCTGATCATTTTGCTGATTCCCCAGACTTTTTGTCTAGTGCCACCACTGCCTCGAAATTTCTTCCTTGACCTATAATTTAGTCTCAGACATGGTATCTTGACAACTCAAATGTGATGATAATTCAttggaattattttttctttggcacAAATTGAATTAAGTCCGACAATAGATGGAGTTAATTCATGTAAATATTCTCATATAAATCCCTGCCCATTAATACTAGCTTTGTCTATCGACACATCACAGTATATGGGTAacttatgaatatatatttaaataggTTACTTGTGTTGTATGTATTGGCCGACACCTAGTGGACAGAAACCAATATTGCAGGGTTAGTGGTAAActattgttgttttggttttacagcagGTATTCCCCATCTGCTATCATGTCGGTTATGTTTGCTGtatatcttttcatttctgttgtaACTCAAAGCCACTTTCACACGCTGACAGACAAAAGGACTGTGTAATCCGGTTTATTTTTATAGGTCCGcagtttataaaaataaaccGCTCCCAGACAGACTGAGCTGTTGAGGACAGGCTGCGCTTGAAAGACGTATATGAATCGTGATTTTGTCTGCAGGGAATAACTTTCAGTAAGAATTGTGGAATCCTACAGGGGCTGTTGAACTCACCACCAGCTGGTTCCCGAGTAGCAGCGCTCCTGTTGAATTGAACGCGGTGGAAGGAGACATCCAGCCGGGTCGATCGGTGACTATATCGTCTCCATCTAACTGGCCCACACGGAGTCTGGCAGACTGTGGAACAACACCTGAGCATATAATCTGCTTCTGGTCCCTCTGCAGCCCTAAAAGGTTTAATGGCACCGTCGCCATAGAGACCTACAACACGCGTTACTACTTGCGCATGCGCGGTGTGGAAACGCGCACCGAAAATAGAGCCCGAATTGGGACGCGCACAGATTGTAACTCGCTTTACAGAATTATGAAAATCCCCACCGacacactgtaaacaaatgaaaacacctGAGTGTTACTAAGAAACTTTAGTAAAGAAAGGAAATTCCAAACTACAAAAACTTAATatgaaatttaaatgtttttttcattgaaaaaattTACACTAACAGCCATTTTGTGTAttgtagcttctttttttctggaggcAGGCAGCCCTAAATCACAATATCAAATAAAAGTATAAAGGCTTTAAGATAAGTTTTTAcgactaaaaataaaaaaaggcaggcAACAGATTCAATAACAAATGAGACATTCATCTATACAATCTAATTTGAAAGATCTTCAATTGATTTCTTAACGGATTTTTAACCAAGTTACCGATATTGAATACAAAATATCTACATTGAGTCATGGTATGATTTAAAATATGGCAAATATTATATGATAcataaatgtattcaaattcTGATATCGTAAAACTGTGAAAACTACGCATAAGCTGACTCAGATAAAAGGTAGAACGCAGCACTGTGAACGCCGTCGGACGGAGTGTATTAGGGAGCACTTGAACGCAACGTTTGGTTTCAGGCGCGCTGCACTCTGGGTGTTGTAGTTCGCACAGAGTGGTGAACGGCGGAAAACAACATCTCCCTTGATGCCTCTGTCACCACTGAGGGACTTTACACGCCCCTCGACTTGCAGCATGACAGAAAACACGTAGGCTCGAATCTTGATAATGTTTGTTGTCGTTATTAATAAGTAAACTGAGCCGCCGACGACCGAGGAGAGGAGCCCGCGTTTCCGCGTACAAATGGCCACCATCGTCTTCTGCACTGTAAACAAAACGGCTCGTTCGACGGCGACACGATGTTCGAGTGCCAGTGGAAGAGAGACACTTCGGCAGTTCTCCTCAGCTCACAGCCCGTCGGCGACCTGGCTCCCGGGGGCGAGATGGTTTTCCAGGGGCACCGGGGTAAGGTTCATGTCCCACGGGACCGCAGGACGAGCTGCGGCTGGACGAATCAGGAGGGGAGCCCTGGCGCTCGGCGGAGCCGCAGCGGTGACGGCAGCGGCGGCTGTAGCGGGACTTTTAGCCAACGCCAACCACTTCCCGCGGGCGCATATGGCAACTAGAGTGTCCCCGGCCGCCGAGGacagggagcaggagggggaCATCGTGGAGAGATGCCGGGGGTTCATGTGTCCCCCGGTGACCGACATCAACGTGCTGCAGGGGAGCAAAGAGGAGATGCGCACGAGGATGGAGATGCTGATCATGGAGACCCAGGCCGAGTTCTGCAGAGCCCTGCAGGAGGTGGACGGCGGGACCTTCAAGGTGGACCGGTGGGACCGGAAGGAAGGTGAGGGGCTTCACCTCGCAGGTTCAAGTTGCATGTAAAGCAACACAAATGCATATCAAAACTGACAATGACATTaaactgtgcgtgtgcgtgtgtgtgtgtgtgtgtgtgtcaggtggcGGAGGAATCAGCTGTGTGATGCAGGACGGTAAGGTATTTGAGAAGGCGGGGGTCAATGTGTCCGTGGTGTTTGGGCACCTGACCGAGGAGGCCGCCAAGCagatgaggagcagagggaaagtCCTCAAAGGGAAGGACGGTGAGCTTCGTTATCCTGACCATCTACatcaatatcctttttttttattatacacaCTGTCTTAAGATATTCATTGATAATGACACTGACCAAAACATGTCTGATCTTCATTATCGTGCTCTGTGTCTTCTCGCAGGGAAGCTGCCATTTTGTGCCATGGGTGTGAGTTCCGTTATCCACCCCAAGAACCCCCACATCCCCACGGTGCACTTCAACTACAGATACTTTGAGATcgaggaggaagatggtgagtgtgagtgtgtgagtgtgtgagtgtgtgagtgtgagtgtgtgagtgtgcgtgtgtgtgtgtgtgtgtgtgtgtgtgtgtgtgtgtgtgtgtgtgtgtgtgtgtgtgtgtgtgtgtgtgtgtgtgtgtgtgtgtgtgtgtgtgtgtgtgtgtgtgtgtgtgtgtgtgtgttcatcatcgGTCCTTGACGTCAGGACTTGTGTCTTGGTGTCAGTGACACTGTTGAgtacatgaatgaatgataacCCTTGTTTCCTTCTTCCTTGTCTGTctggttgttgtgtgtgtgtttcaggcgcTAAGCAGTGGTGGTTTGGCGGAGGCACAGACCTGACTCCAGTCTATGTTAATAAAGAAGACGCCTTTCAATTCCACAACACCCTGAAGGAGGCCTGTGACAAGCACCACTCGCAGTACTACCCCGACTTTAAGAAATGGTACAGACTGACTCATGCTTACTTCCTTGTTAATGAAGCTCCTCACAACCTCCTCGTATTTCAGCACGTACATATCTGCACAGCTGatttctgtgtatgtgtctgtgtgtatgacAATGGGTGTTTCCTCACTGTATAATGATGATAAGAGGAACAAAAATCTGCAGTTGCAGAAAAACCGTTGAGCCGTGACGTTGGCCAGTTaatgaaaggaaaggaaagggtgTGGTTTATCTGATGTGACTTGTTGTAATAAGTACATTTTGGCATCATAATTTGCGGTTGAATTTAAAAGGAATagtttttaacatttgacaaacCAGATACCACTTTCATACAGTGTCTGTcagttaaatatgaagctactgCCAGAAGGAGGCTAAGCTTCAGAAGTGAATGATCTGGAGCAGCTGTTTCCTCCTGCTTCCAGTCccaatgctaagctaagctaaactatgtcttggctgtagcttcatattgaAAGGACAGATGTCATACTTTTCCTTTTAGGTAGTGAGTTAAACAAAGCAGCAAAAGATCAGTACCTTTAATATTCCACCATCACACAATCAACGCGCTCTCAACCGGCCTATTTTCAATTCCTTTTTGCCCATTCTTCTGCTCTGTAGGTGTGACCGATACTTCTATATCCGCCACAGAGGTGAGACTCGGGGCATAGGAGGGATCTTCTTCGATGACCTTGACTCCCCAAGTCAGGAAGAAGCGTTCAGCTTCGTCAAGAGCTGCGCCGGAACCGTGGTGCCATGTTACCTTCCCATCGTGTACAAACATCTCAATGACTCCTTTACCGACGAGGAGAAGGACTGGCAGCAGGTTCGACGTGGCAGGTGAGCAAGTgatgcacattttgttttgtggtgaGAGAGTTTCAAAAGGTGATTttgtaaatttattttatttttatttaatagcaATTGTAATCCAATAACTCATGACAAGAGAAAATGGGCGAATGattaaatgattttattaaaGTGGTGAGATTCTGcagatttatttgaaaagtCTCTTTAGGTTGGTGTGGTGGTGACAAACAATTAGcaaagatggatggagggaggatggataCTACTTTATCAGAGCTATTTATCAGTACATACATGCACCTACCTGAAGACTTTAATATCTGTCCACCAGGAATATTTACCATAAGTAAAGCTGACTAAATGTTCCTTATGCTTGATTGAGAACATAGCTAAAGAAAGTTTTAAATCATAGTTTAGTTGTTCATTACTTGAAATAATGTGGAAAATTAAATATACAGCTGCCTGTAAGGAAGGTTTGCAGAATTCTTTGGACTCGTTATCTTTGGTCAAATAAGGCAAAACAGATCCGAACATAATGTATCATTTGTCACATGAAGCCTTGTGTCTGCAGtaggttttgtgtttgtgttgtagaTACGTAGAGTTCAACCTGGTGTATGACAGGGGGGTGAAGTTTGGCTTGGCCACGCCTGGCTCCAGGATTGAGAGCATCCTCATGTCCCTGCCCCTCACTGCCAGGTAAGACTGATCCGAGGCAGTGGCGGCGATCTCGTATGACAGTAATTAGCCGAGTTTGTGTTGCCCGGTAACGAACTCACCTTTCATCCTCAGGTGGGAGTACATGCACGAGCCTGCCAAAGGTTCCCTGGAGGCCGAGATGCTGGAGGTGTTACGAAACCCCAAGGAGTGGGTTTGACTGCTGTGTTCACAGGTTTACGTTACAATATTGACGGAACATCCAGGAGAGCGTCTTTGCTGTATTTTACAAAGGTGTTGCCTGTTTGACGAGATCAGCGGCAGTTAATGCTGTTTACcaaaaataatatgtatttgCTCTGAGACTCTGCATCTGGACCGTTctctttcctgtttgttttttgtaaaatcagCCCCGTTGATCACAGGAGATTTTTAATTGTTATATGGAGACTTTGTATTGTAGAACTCAGTGACAGAGCTTCTTTTAAGAAGTCTTTGTGTCAGACACTAGTTTGTGTGTGCCTGGGCTAAAAGTGGTGTGAGGCAGCAGGATCTCAACTCTTCTTTCCTTTAACAAGGCACTGAAAGGGAAAACAAGGACAAACTGAGCCACTGTCTGTATTTGTGCCACTAACTtgcatcaaatattaataaatctagttttaatgtttaaagtgAACTCTGACGAATTAGCTGTTCCCTGTCGAGTCCAGTTTACATTGCGGTAGGTCGTTCCTTTGTGGTTAATGAGTCACTTCCTGCTTTGTTAGGACAGCAGTAAACAGTACTTGGATTTCGGATCAGGTTCCAGAAAGAGGACGAATGTGGCTCGCAGCCCAGGTGGTTCCCCGAAGACAGAACAATCTCCAAAACACAATGGTTCATGAGATGTATCCACAAGGAATAATTTATAGGCAACAATTACAACGAATTGTGtatttcaaaatacatttttctaatatttcatgtcaaacaTAGCACTTTTTTGAgttacatttctctttttgttctaTGTTCCAACATCTAACTGAGAGTATATTTATGTATACTAAGTTCACTGCTGAAATCGAAGACCTATTATTGTTGTTCCCCATCTTGAGGCTCACATTACCTAATATTAGAACCATTTATTCCCCCTTTTGTGTACCTTTGTCTCTCATAACTTTTGAGTCAGGTGTGAGACAGAGTAAACAAAGCCCAACACTTGAGCCTGAccatttttctgtaaaaataagttttcatatcggcatATGTATCAGCAAACAAATGTCGATACAATATCTGATAGGCTAGTATCTGCCATTTTTAGCAgctaatgattcatttttttaaaaaaagtttgttaaATGATCCTCGTGGATCCATTAGAACTGTAGAGAACTCGTcatacaattacaaaaacacattggaTCATGTTCTTGACACAAAGacattgcacattttgaaatgttttattacaaaTTAAGTCAAGCTCTCGCAGATAAAGGATTTAGAACAAGTTCCCTTGCATTACGTGTTATATAACAGTTTTCATATCTTGGTaaggcatttaaaaacaaaacaaagggctCTGCAAGTAATAGTACAACTGACCTTAACAAAAGGTGACCCCTACCAGCACAATTTAGCTCAAAGTCATAGCAAGTGCTGAGGTTCAAAGGTCACCTCATGACAAGGT contains:
- the ccdc181 gene encoding coiled-coil domain-containing protein 181 is translated as MSEVVCTKSQEEYEDDFEKDLDWLISEEGRSEKQVPDCNDIEAEIDKELEEDEKRQQTKQKEKSYKGEKKGKKTEELVEDEERWPSPMDPLEYDSDRDSTNKSSPPIPPPPGMDDQTEEEKKYILEKIQQANRELQDQEAPDITRRRRLHFKEMLVDLVVPPLQFEKDGNSRKVEGGKKNKDRGKDTEAETVSGKLSELRLSPCEERVGSGSDGGQGMKEGRVLVEKDGKFDLVSLKEVESQGLLPPITNNYSDYSRSSPRLPDQTVSSSRIHSSSSSPRSRPGSSPFKHDADHLRAPRPPSQPRNRPSSANHSQRGSQRRGSKRRVQSASGTPWQATYTLSPQQKELLYRVRERKEKLAKEAEQRKHEEEEQRRQENELAFKAWLTRKREQLQGERRILRAQEMERMNSKKDSSHNDSEEAFRLWLQRKQEQQQKERQLVELKRLEEDGGYLLHNREECERAFKLWVKRKRAEKRAEQQAAREQSRRLVLEERRARRVRDLQCTTVNETKPFRFTEQLVYHF
- the cpox gene encoding oxygen-dependent coproporphyrinogen-III oxidase, mitochondrial, with the translated sequence MATIVFCTVNKTARSTATRCSSASGRETLRQFSSAHSPSATWLPGARWFSRGTGVRFMSHGTAGRAAAGRIRRGALALGGAAAVTAAAAVAGLLANANHFPRAHMATRVSPAAEDREQEGDIVERCRGFMCPPVTDINVLQGSKEEMRTRMEMLIMETQAEFCRALQEVDGGTFKVDRWDRKEGGGGISCVMQDGKVFEKAGVNVSVVFGHLTEEAAKQMRSRGKVLKGKDGKLPFCAMGVSSVIHPKNPHIPTVHFNYRYFEIEEEDGAKQWWFGGGTDLTPVYVNKEDAFQFHNTLKEACDKHHSQYYPDFKKWCDRYFYIRHRGETRGIGGIFFDDLDSPSQEEAFSFVKSCAGTVVPCYLPIVYKHLNDSFTDEEKDWQQVRRGRYVEFNLVYDRGVKFGLATPGSRIESILMSLPLTARWEYMHEPAKGSLEAEMLEVLRNPKEWV